Proteins encoded together in one Mycobacterium simiae window:
- a CDS encoding acetolactate synthase large subunit → MSTAAQLIVKCLENEGVTVVFGIPGEENIRFIQALAASDIRYILTRHEQGAAFMAEMYGRVTGRAGVVSATLGPGAINMQLGVADATTNSTPLVAISAQVGQDREYKESHQYVDLVSMYAPITRWSAPVPTARAIPEMVRKAFKVAETERPAAVYLAVPEHIDEDDAEYELRPLPRNVVRADAPAARQVARAVDILRTAQQPVLLAGHGAARSDATAALVRFAEKLGIRVANTFHGKGVMPDDHPNSIGTLGFMRHDYVNFGFDNADVVIAVGYELQEFDPVRINPQADKKIIHIHRFPAEVDAHYSVDVGIIGDISDSLNQLADALSGCSFDRAEVPGSGLLDEEFARGQQDSRYPLAPQRVVADTRAALGRSDVVLVDTGATKMWMARLYPTFERNTCLISNGLSTMGFALPGALGVKLAQPEVKVLAVVGDGAFLMNSQEIETAVREKIPLVVLVWEDGGYGLIEWKMDLELGEHHYVRFDNPDIVTYAESFGAKGYRINSADELLPTLRAALDDDGVSLICCPVDYSENLRLTDRLGELDETL, encoded by the coding sequence ATGAGCACTGCGGCTCAGCTGATTGTTAAATGCCTGGAGAACGAGGGGGTTACCGTCGTCTTCGGCATCCCCGGCGAGGAGAACATCCGGTTCATCCAGGCGTTGGCGGCATCCGACATCCGCTACATCCTGACCCGGCACGAGCAGGGCGCGGCCTTCATGGCCGAGATGTACGGCCGGGTGACCGGGCGTGCCGGGGTGGTATCCGCGACGCTGGGCCCCGGTGCCATCAACATGCAGCTCGGTGTCGCCGACGCCACCACCAATAGCACCCCGCTGGTCGCCATCTCGGCGCAGGTCGGACAGGACCGCGAATACAAGGAGTCCCACCAGTACGTCGACCTGGTCTCGATGTACGCGCCGATCACCCGATGGTCGGCCCCGGTGCCGACGGCGCGCGCCATACCGGAGATGGTCCGCAAGGCGTTCAAGGTCGCCGAGACGGAACGGCCGGCCGCCGTCTACCTGGCCGTCCCGGAACATATCGACGAGGACGACGCCGAGTACGAGCTGCGGCCGTTGCCGCGCAACGTCGTGCGCGCCGACGCACCGGCGGCCCGTCAGGTGGCCAGGGCCGTCGACATCCTGCGGACCGCCCAACAGCCGGTGTTGTTGGCCGGGCACGGGGCCGCGCGCAGCGACGCGACGGCAGCGTTGGTGCGTTTCGCCGAGAAACTGGGAATCCGAGTGGCCAACACCTTCCACGGCAAGGGTGTGATGCCCGATGACCACCCGAACAGCATCGGGACGCTGGGTTTCATGCGGCACGACTACGTCAACTTCGGGTTCGACAACGCCGACGTGGTGATCGCCGTCGGCTATGAGTTGCAGGAGTTCGACCCGGTCCGGATCAACCCGCAGGCCGACAAGAAGATCATCCACATTCACCGCTTCCCGGCCGAGGTGGACGCGCACTACTCAGTCGACGTCGGCATCATCGGAGATATCAGCGACTCGCTGAACCAACTGGCCGATGCGCTGTCCGGGTGCAGCTTCGACCGCGCCGAGGTGCCGGGATCGGGCCTGCTGGACGAGGAATTCGCGCGTGGGCAACAAGATTCACGTTATCCGCTGGCGCCGCAGCGGGTCGTCGCCGACACCCGGGCAGCGCTGGGCCGCTCCGACGTGGTGCTGGTCGACACGGGTGCGACCAAGATGTGGATGGCCCGGCTGTATCCGACCTTCGAACGCAACACCTGCCTCATCTCAAATGGACTGTCCACCATGGGTTTCGCGCTGCCCGGCGCGCTGGGCGTGAAGCTGGCGCAACCGGAGGTGAAGGTGCTGGCGGTGGTGGGTGATGGCGCCTTTCTGATGAACTCGCAGGAGATCGAGACGGCCGTGCGCGAGAAGATCCCGTTGGTGGTGCTGGTCTGGGAGGACGGCGGATACGGCCTCATCGAGTGGAAGATGGATCTCGAGCTCGGCGAGCATCACTATGTGCGGTTCGACAACCCCGACATCGTCACGTACGCGGAAAGCTTTGGCGCCAAGGGCTATCGGATCAACAGCGCCGACGAGCTGCTGCCCACGCTGCGGGCGGCACTCGACGACGACGGGGTGTCGCTGATCTGCTGCCCGGTGGACTACTCCGAGAACCTGCGGCTCACGGACCGCCTCGGTGAGCTCGATGAAACCCTGTAG
- a CDS encoding NADP-dependent succinic semialdehyde dehydrogenase: protein MSIATINPATGETVKTFTPATDEEIDAAIARAYARFKDYRRNTTFAQRAEWANATADLLEKEADDVAAMMTLEMGKTLKSAKAEALKCAKGFRYYAEKAEQLLADEPAEADKVGAKKAYTRYQPLGVVLAIMPWNFPLWQAVRFAAPALMAGNVGILKHASNVPQSALYLADVIARGGFPDGCFQTLLVSSSAVERILRDPRVAAATLTGSEPAGQSVAAIAGDEIKPTVLELGGSDPFIVMPSANLDEAAKTAVTARVQNNGQSCIAAKRFIVHTDIYDAFVDKFTERMAGLKVGDPTDPDTDVGPLATESGRDDIAKQVDDAAAAGATIRLGGKPIDGPGWFYPPTVVTDITKDMALYTEEVFGPVASMYRAKDIDEAIEIANATTFGLGSNAWTNDEAEQLRFIDDIEAGQVFINGMTVSYPELGFGGIKRSGYGRELAGLGIRAFVNAKTVWVGESEEGSAAGANKVE from the coding sequence GTGTCAATCGCGACCATCAACCCGGCCACCGGCGAGACAGTCAAGACTTTTACCCCTGCAACCGATGAGGAAATCGACGCGGCGATCGCGCGGGCGTACGCGCGGTTCAAGGATTACCGCCGCAACACCACTTTCGCCCAGCGTGCTGAATGGGCGAATGCGACCGCCGACCTGCTGGAAAAAGAGGCCGACGATGTCGCGGCGATGATGACCCTGGAGATGGGCAAGACCCTGAAGTCGGCGAAGGCCGAAGCGCTGAAGTGCGCCAAGGGTTTTCGCTACTACGCCGAGAAGGCCGAGCAGCTGCTGGCCGACGAGCCGGCCGAGGCGGACAAGGTCGGGGCGAAAAAGGCCTATACCCGCTACCAGCCGCTGGGTGTGGTGCTGGCCATCATGCCGTGGAACTTCCCGCTGTGGCAGGCAGTGCGGTTCGCCGCCCCGGCGCTGATGGCCGGCAACGTCGGCATTCTCAAGCACGCATCCAACGTGCCGCAGTCCGCGCTTTACCTGGCCGACGTCATCGCCCGCGGCGGCTTCCCAGACGGCTGCTTCCAGACGCTGCTGGTCTCGTCCAGCGCGGTCGAGCGCATCCTGCGCGACCCGCGGGTCGCGGCCGCCACCCTGACCGGCAGTGAGCCGGCCGGGCAGTCGGTCGCAGCGATCGCTGGCGACGAGATCAAACCCACCGTGCTCGAACTCGGCGGCAGCGACCCGTTCATCGTGATGCCGTCGGCCAACCTGGACGAAGCCGCCAAGACCGCCGTCACCGCGCGCGTGCAAAACAACGGCCAGTCCTGCATCGCCGCGAAGCGGTTCATCGTTCACACCGACATCTACGACGCGTTTGTCGACAAGTTCACCGAGCGGATGGCCGGGCTCAAGGTCGGAGACCCGACCGACCCGGACACCGACGTGGGCCCGCTGGCCACCGAGTCCGGCCGCGACGACATCGCCAAGCAGGTCGACGACGCGGCCGCAGCGGGCGCCACAATCCGGCTCGGCGGCAAACCCATCGACGGGCCGGGTTGGTTCTATCCGCCGACCGTGGTCACCGACATCACCAAGGACATGGCGCTCTACACCGAAGAGGTGTTCGGCCCGGTGGCCTCGATGTACCGGGCCAAGGACATCGACGAAGCGATCGAGATCGCCAACGCCACCACCTTCGGATTGGGCTCCAACGCCTGGACCAACGACGAGGCCGAGCAGCTTCGCTTCATCGACGACATCGAGGCCGGCCAGGTCTTCATCAACGGCATGACGGTGTCCTACCCGGAGCTGGGCTTCGGCGGCATCAAACGGTCCGGCTACGGCCGCGAACTCGCCGGCCTGGGCATCCGCGCATTCGTCAACGCCAAGACCGTGTGGGTCGGGGAGTCCGAAGAGGGCTCGGCGGCCGGCGCCAACAAGGTCGAGTAA
- a CDS encoding R2-like ligand-binding oxidase, which translates to MNRTRVASMAQGGLNWNSLPLKLFAGGNAKFWNPADIDFSRDRQDWERLTADERHYATRLCAEFIAGEESVTQDIQPFMAAMRAEGRLGDEMYLTQFAFEEAKHVQVFRMWLDAVGVTDDLHPYIDDVPSYRAIFYDELPECLSALTVDPSPAAQVRASVTYNHMVEGMLALTGYYLWHKICVERGILPGMQELIRRIGDDERRHMAWGTFTCRRHVAADDANWGVFEARMNELMPLGLRLIEEGFALYDPMPFGLSTDDSMQYASDKGMRRFGTIASARGRPLEEIDLDYSPLQLEDTFAEEDERVLAGASA; encoded by the coding sequence ATGAACAGGACACGAGTCGCCTCAATGGCCCAGGGCGGCCTCAACTGGAATAGCTTGCCGCTCAAGCTATTTGCCGGTGGCAACGCCAAGTTCTGGAATCCTGCCGACATCGACTTCTCCCGCGACCGGCAGGACTGGGAACGGCTGACCGCCGACGAGCGCCACTACGCGACCCGATTGTGCGCGGAGTTCATCGCGGGCGAGGAATCAGTCACCCAGGACATCCAGCCATTCATGGCTGCCATGCGGGCCGAGGGCCGGCTGGGCGACGAGATGTACCTGACGCAGTTCGCCTTTGAGGAGGCCAAGCACGTCCAGGTGTTCCGCATGTGGCTGGACGCCGTCGGCGTCACCGACGACCTGCACCCGTACATCGACGACGTCCCGAGCTACCGCGCGATCTTCTACGACGAATTGCCGGAGTGCTTGAGCGCGTTGACCGTTGACCCGTCTCCGGCTGCCCAGGTTCGCGCCTCGGTCACCTACAACCACATGGTCGAGGGGATGCTGGCGCTGACCGGCTACTACCTGTGGCACAAGATCTGCGTGGAACGCGGCATCCTGCCGGGCATGCAGGAGCTGATTCGCCGCATCGGCGACGACGAGCGACGCCACATGGCCTGGGGCACTTTTACCTGCCGGCGGCATGTCGCCGCCGACGACGCCAACTGGGGTGTCTTCGAAGCGCGGATGAACGAGCTAATGCCGCTGGGGCTGCGCCTCATCGAAGAGGGCTTTGCCCTCTATGACCCGATGCCGTTCGGCCTGTCGACGGACGACTCCATGCAGTACGCCTCGGACAAGGGCATGCGCCGGTTTGGCACCATCGCCAGCGCTCGGGGCCGGCCGCTCGAGGAGATCGACCTCGACTATTCACCGCTGCAGCTCGAAGACACCTTCGCCGAGGAGGACGAGCGGGTGCTCGCCGGCGCCTCGGCCTAA
- a CDS encoding TetR/AcrR family transcriptional regulator: MPTVTWARVDPARRTAIIEAAEAEFGAHGFSSGSLNVIARRAGVAKGSLFQYFADKRDLFSFIADIGSQRVRVYMEDLIHNLDPDRPFFEFLTELLDGWVAYYAEHPRERALHAAATLEVDTDARISVRSVIHRHYLEVLRPLVHTAQVRGDLRADADTDVLLSLLLLIFPHLALAPYMRGLDPILGLDEPSPEQPALAVRRIVAVLAAAFAAPDSSPTPALMRSEEVT; encoded by the coding sequence ATGCCGACGGTCACATGGGCACGCGTCGACCCCGCTCGTCGCACCGCGATCATCGAGGCGGCCGAGGCCGAGTTCGGAGCGCACGGATTCTCCTCCGGCAGCCTCAACGTCATCGCGCGCCGGGCCGGCGTTGCCAAGGGCAGCTTGTTCCAGTACTTCGCCGACAAGCGCGACCTGTTCTCGTTCATCGCCGACATCGGCAGCCAGCGGGTGCGGGTCTACATGGAAGACCTGATTCACAACCTCGATCCGGACCGGCCGTTCTTCGAGTTCCTCACCGAATTGCTCGACGGCTGGGTCGCCTACTACGCCGAGCATCCGCGAGAACGTGCGCTGCACGCCGCGGCCACGCTCGAGGTTGACACCGACGCCCGCATCAGCGTGCGCAGTGTCATTCACCGCCACTACCTAGAGGTGTTGCGGCCCCTGGTGCACACCGCCCAGGTGCGCGGCGACTTGCGCGCGGACGCCGACACCGACGTGCTGCTGTCGCTGCTGCTGCTGATCTTCCCGCATTTGGCGCTGGCGCCGTATATGCGTGGCCTGGACCCCATCCTCGGGCTCGACGAGCCCAGCCCCGAACAGCCGGCCCTGGCCGTGCGAAGGATTGTCGCGGTCCTAGCCGCCGCCTTCGCCGCGCCGGATTCCTCCCCTACCCCAGCCCTGATGAGATCTGAGGAGGTCACATGA